The genomic window AGACTGGTCACAGAAGAGATTTCAAACTAGTTCGCCAACCGGAACCCATCATGCAAACACGTATCTCGATATACAAGGCAGTGGGTATCTAGTCTGCATACATAGAAATGGTACAAACGTTGCTATATCTTTGCAAATTGATGGTGGTGCAATTTACAATATAAGCTCTGGCCAAGATAATACAGTAAATCTTTTTCCGATTAGATTTAATACAAGCCTTGTTATAAAAACAAATACTACTGTTGATGGCAACAATTTTGCATGGGTGGTGTTGGACTAATGGAGCGAATGCTAAGAGAATACGAAGAAAACGGAATACAAATGCAGGAGTTTGAAGTCACAACAGATAGTGGGAAAACACACGTTGTTAGGAAACCAGTCCCACAGGAGCCAACATTTGAGCAATTACTTGAAGTCTTAAAACAAGAATATTTAAAACTAATTCGCGATGCAAAAGACCTTGGTGATGAAGAAGATGTGCTAAGGATACAAACTGAATATAGAACGAAGAAACAAGAGTTAGAGGCTGAACAGATAGAAGGTGAATAACCCTGAAAGCAATAAGAGTAATAGACCAATCATTTAAATTGCTAGCAGAAATCGAGGACTACACATCATATATGGTCACGCGCAGATGGAGTCGAGCAGGAGAATTCCAGCTGGTAATTAACTTCAACAAAAATAATGTTGATGTATTGCAAAAGGGTAACATCATATTCGCTGGAACGGACTTTGGTAAAGCAGGAATCATACAGCATGTGCAATATAGCTTATCGCCAAAAGGCAAAGCTGGCGAGGTAGTAGTAGTGCGTGGTTTTACTTTGCAAGGGTTAGCACATCGCAGGGTAGTGATTCCAAATGTAGGACAGGAAAGCATTTTATTTGCGAATCAGCCATACGAAAGCATCTTCAAGGGTTTGCTCAATACGCAAATAGTCAATCCTGCAAATAGCAACAGACAGATTCCTTGGGTAGCACTAGCAACTAACCAACTAAGAGGCGATTCCATCAGCTTTAGTTCTCGGTATCGTGATTTATCCGATGAGCTAGAAAAGCTATCATTGCTATCTGGTATGGGATGGGAATTTACATTAGACTTCACCGAGAAAAAAGCCATATTCGACGTATATGAGGGGATTGATCGCACAGTTGGCAGCGGCAATCCTCATTGTATTTTTAGTACTGAGTTTGACAACATGAAAGCCCAATCATTTGTAGATAGCGAGTTTAACTATGCGAATGTTGCAATCGTTGCAGGGCAGGGCGAAGGGATAAGCAGAGAAATCACATTTGTAGGCGCTGGAACAGGAACAGATCGTTATGAGACGTTTGTTGATGCTCGTGATCTTGAAGATAACTCTAAGCTACCACAACGAGGGCAGGAAAGATTGAATGAGTTGAGTGGTGAGTTAACCCTTGAGGGCGAAGTCATTACAAAATCAAACGTGGAATATGAAAAAGATTACGACCTAGGTGATATCGTAACTGTCCGCAATGCAAAGTGGGGCGTTACACTTAACAGCCGTATAACTGAAGCTATTGAGATATATGAAAAAGATGGTTTTAAGTTAGATTTGACGTTTGGTAGCATAAGACCAACTTTTACGGATGCGGTAAGGAAAACATTACTAGGGTTGAATGGAGCTACTTATATCTAAGTGGCTCTTTAATTTTGTATGAAAGAAGGTGGCATATGGAACCATGCAAAATGGATGACCGAATGAAATCATTAGAAAAGCGAATGGAAAAAGCAGAAGAAAAACTAACCAGAATCAACGATAGTGTGTCTGAAATAAAAGCAATCAACAAGCAATACGAAGAAAGATTTAAAGCCATGTATGACATTTTAGAAAAGCTTGATAAGAACATAGAGAGAATCACAGGCATGATAGATCGAGCGAAATGGTGGCTGATTACTGGCATTCTAGGACCAGTAACTTTAGCAGCTTTATTTGCAGCACTCAAATTTCTATAAGGGGGAATTTAATATGTCAAAGATTAAATCACGTAAGTTTTGGATGGCTGTTGTATCAGGGGCACTGGTTGTGGCGAACGAGGGTTTAGGACTTGATTTGCCAATAGAAGCTGTGATGACTGTCGCAGCTGTAGCGATTGGGTATATTTTAGGACAAGGGTACGTGGACGGCAAAGAACAAGAAAACATGTACTAGGAGTGATTTCATGCTTACATATAAACATAAATCAGCTACAGTATTCGAGTTTAACCCAGATGCAAACGAATCCCAGATAGTCCATGCCAAGAATGGCAGAATACCGATGCATCAATTTAATCACAACTGGTTTACAAGCCGTGGGCAACGAGTAGCCTGCAAGATCAATGCAGGTTTTTTTAATACCAGTGATTTGAAGAATACTCATATTGGACTTGTTTGTACAGATGGTGGATTTGAAGAAGGATGGCCGACATCAGCTTATGAGTGTTGGCTAGATAAAAGCAACATCATGCATGTTGAAAATATTCGCGATCATCCTGATAATAGGGGAAGTATTCGCGGTCGTTTCAAGTGGGCAATCACATTAGGCTACTCTCTTGTTTTAAATGGGAAAAAGGATATAAGAGGACAAACTGGGTTTCCAACGGGTAAAACATGGCGTACTCTATGGGGACAGAAGGCAGATAAAACAATTGTACTTGTCATAGCTGACAATATCGATGCTAATGAGTCTGCTGATTTAATGCTGGAACTTGGATGCGTCAGAGCGATATCTGCCGATGGGGGTGGAAGTTCGCAAATGGAGATAGATGGTCAAGTTATTCGGGAGACTACAAGGCCATTGGGGACCATGCTCTTGGTATTTGCAAAGCCTGGTGAAAAAGTGGCCAAAGTTCAAAAAAAAAGTAGTAATGAGATTGTTAAAGACTTCATCCCTGTAGGTCGTAAGAACAGACCAGGATTAGCAATGACACCACGATTCATCACAATCCACGACACTGGTAATACTGGCACAGGTGCAGATGCTAAGGCTCATGCTACGTACCTGAATCATCCAAATACAGGTGTATCATGGCACTATACGACTGACAGCAATCAGATTATTCAGCATTTACCGACTAACGAGAACGGCTGGCATGCAGGGGATGGTTATAGTGGGACAGGTAATAGGCAATCTATCGGCATAGAGAAGTGCATCAATCGTGATGGAGACTTTAATGCCACAGTGCAAATCACACAATGGCTTGTAGCTAATTTGATGAAGGAGCACAACATACCTATTGAAAACGTGGTTCAACATAATAGATGGAGTGGTAAGAACTGCCCTCAGACCCTTAGAAGTC from Desulfuribacillus stibiiarsenatis includes these protein-coding regions:
- a CDS encoding siphovirus ReqiPepy6 Gp37-like family protein, with protein sequence MLAEIEDYTSYMVTRRWSRAGEFQLVINFNKNNVDVLQKGNIIFAGTDFGKAGIIQHVQYSLSPKGKAGEVVVVRGFTLQGLAHRRVVIPNVGQESILFANQPYESIFKGLLNTQIVNPANSNRQIPWVALATNQLRGDSISFSSRYRDLSDELEKLSLLSGMGWEFTLDFTEKKAIFDVYEGIDRTVGSGNPHCIFSTEFDNMKAQSFVDSEFNYANVAIVAGQGEGISREITFVGAGTGTDRYETFVDARDLEDNSKLPQRGQERLNELSGELTLEGEVITKSNVEYEKDYDLGDIVTVRNAKWGVTLNSRITEAIEIYEKDGFKLDLTFGSIRPTFTDAVRKTLLGLNGATYI
- a CDS encoding N-acetylmuramoyl-L-alanine amidase; translation: MLTYKHKSATVFEFNPDANESQIVHAKNGRIPMHQFNHNWFTSRGQRVACKINAGFFNTSDLKNTHIGLVCTDGGFEEGWPTSAYECWLDKSNIMHVENIRDHPDNRGSIRGRFKWAITLGYSLVLNGKKDIRGQTGFPTGKTWRTLWGQKADKTIVLVIADNIDANESADLMLELGCVRAISADGGGSSQMEIDGQVIRETTRPLGTMLLVFAKPGEKVAKVQKKSSNEIVKDFIPVGRKNRPGLAMTPRFITIHDTGNTGTGADAKAHATYLNHPNTGVSWHYTTDSNQIIQHLPTNENGWHAGDGYSGTGNRQSIGIEKCINRDGDFNATVQITQWLVANLMKEHNIPIENVVQHNRWSGKNCPQTLRSQQNGWTNFIKGVIEKYNELFSTSKPDLYRVRVAGKQIGAYREQQSIVNEVIKALNSNEKLIEIEKV